A region from the Clostridium beijerinckii genome encodes:
- a CDS encoding DeoR/GlpR transcriptional regulator: MLIAERQLKIINIIKKKGSVQVDTLAKELNVSTMTIRRDLEKLDEDGVIERCHGGAVYKQEITYEDKLTTNRQEKEALAAICASFVKEGDAVYLDAGTTTFEIAKGIMNIDNITVLSNDLEIVRLLRNSNVELIICGGTVQKSTGSIHGYYAMHMLENMKFDIGFFGTAAIDEKLNVMTPTADKAFLKKQIVGQCQQSFIVSDKSKFNRRALAYVNSLTDYTYIVTDYEFNEEEKAILKNGETKILGTVDSFV; this comes from the coding sequence ATGTTAATCGCTGAACGACAGTTAAAGATAATAAACATTATTAAAAAAAAAGGTAGCGTCCAGGTTGATACGCTTGCAAAAGAATTGAATGTAAGTACCATGACAATCCGGAGAGACCTTGAAAAGTTAGATGAAGACGGGGTTATTGAAAGATGCCATGGCGGTGCGGTTTATAAGCAGGAGATTACTTATGAAGATAAGTTGACTACTAACAGGCAGGAAAAAGAAGCTTTAGCCGCTATATGTGCAAGCTTTGTAAAAGAGGGAGATGCAGTCTACTTAGATGCAGGTACCACAACCTTTGAAATAGCCAAAGGAATTATGAATATTGATAATATTACAGTACTATCAAACGACTTGGAGATTGTTCGCCTTCTGAGAAACAGCAATGTAGAGCTGATAATTTGTGGTGGGACTGTGCAAAAAAGTACAGGTAGTATCCATGGTTATTATGCAATGCATATGTTGGAAAATATGAAGTTTGACATTGGATTTTTCGGAACAGCTGCTATTGATGAAAAACTTAATGTGATGACGCCTACAGCTGACAAAGCATTTCTAAAGAAACAAATTGTTGGTCAATGTCAGCAGTCATTTATTGTGTCAGACAAATCCAAATTTAACAGGAGAGCTCTGGCATATGTGAATTCATTAACAGATTATACTTATATTGTTACCGATTATGAATTTAATGAAGAAGAAAAAGCCATTCTGAAAAATGGCGAAACTAAAATTTTAGGGACAGTAGATAGTTTTGTGTAA
- a CDS encoding gluconate permease yields MSAQMQMVLGLIIGMVLLIYLVTKTKIHVFLALIVCAVIIGVIGGMNLTAITQAIPAGFGKTLSSIGIIIGFGVMLGKLLEDSKATNVMANTFIKLLGKNKEEEALTAAGFVTSLSIFCTSGFIILAPLVKGLSKKSKKSVVALGIALAGGLVLSHSLVPPAAGPIGVAGILGANIGKMMLFGTLISIPSAIVVVIYAKYMDNKIYQLPGEGDQAWIRPEKRLVASADSTNAIDSDEKLPSALKAFAPILVPILLILVNNILSTVGLNNNIIGIILAFIGTPIIALAIGLLLAIIFLTNGMSKEKTLGSMEEGLKASGKLMLLVGGGGALGAIIQNSGLGDYIASAIASTPIPAILLPFIISLLLRVIQGSGSVAMLTAASVTAPMITQLGLDPVFAGLAACIGAIFFSYFNDSYFWVINESIGIENTKEQMRVWTVTSTLCCFTSLATLLVLNAIFG; encoded by the coding sequence ATGAGTGCACAGATGCAAATGGTATTAGGTCTTATAATTGGAATGGTTTTATTAATTTATCTTGTTACAAAAACAAAAATACATGTATTTTTAGCTTTAATAGTATGTGCAGTGATAATTGGTGTTATTGGAGGCATGAACTTAACTGCCATCACTCAGGCTATTCCGGCTGGATTCGGAAAGACATTAAGTAGTATTGGTATTATTATTGGGTTTGGTGTTATGCTTGGGAAACTGTTGGAAGATTCAAAAGCAACAAATGTTATGGCCAATACATTTATCAAGTTACTTGGAAAAAACAAAGAAGAAGAGGCATTAACGGCAGCAGGTTTTGTGACCTCATTATCAATTTTTTGTACTTCTGGATTTATTATTTTAGCCCCATTAGTAAAAGGACTTTCAAAAAAATCTAAAAAATCTGTAGTTGCTCTTGGCATAGCTTTAGCAGGCGGTTTAGTGCTAAGCCACAGTTTAGTACCACCAGCAGCTGGACCTATTGGCGTTGCCGGAATTTTAGGGGCAAACATCGGAAAGATGATGTTATTTGGTACTTTGATATCAATTCCTTCAGCTATTGTTGTTGTAATTTATGCAAAATATATGGATAACAAGATATATCAGCTACCAGGTGAAGGTGACCAAGCTTGGATTCGTCCAGAAAAAAGACTTGTTGCCAGTGCAGATTCAACAAATGCAATTGATTCAGATGAAAAATTACCATCTGCACTAAAGGCTTTTGCACCAATTTTAGTACCAATTCTTTTAATATTGGTAAATAATATTTTAAGTACAGTTGGTCTGAATAATAACATCATAGGAATTATCTTAGCATTTATTGGCACACCAATCATTGCTTTAGCTATTGGTCTACTGCTCGCTATTATTTTTTTAACAAACGGTATGAGCAAAGAAAAGACTTTAGGCTCAATGGAAGAAGGACTGAAAGCAAGCGGTAAATTAATGCTGTTAGTTGGTGGTGGCGGAGCTCTAGGCGCTATTATCCAAAATAGTGGTCTTGGAGATTACATTGCAAGCGCAATTGCAAGTACACCTATTCCAGCAATCCTTTTACCTTTCATTATCTCATTATTATTAAGAGTTATTCAAGGTTCAGGTTCTGTTGCAATGCTTACTGCAGCTTCAGTAACTGCACCTATGATTACACAATTAGGACTTGATCCAGTATTTGCTGGACTAGCTGCATGTATAGGCGCAATATTCTTTTCTTATTTCAATGATTCTTATTTTTGGGTAATTAATGAATCAATAGGAATTGAAAACACAAAAGAGCAAATGAGGGTATGGACTGTTACATCAACTTTATGCTGTTTTACATCATTAGCTACATTATTAGTATTAAATGCTATCTTTGGCTAG
- a CDS encoding Hrp-dependent type III effector protein — translation MLKTVIIADDLTGANDTGAILAQDGFTVGTILKTEDMNQFSAFDVLCISTNSRGISKEEAYDRVKKSALLFEGKKDLLFSKRIDSTLRGNVGSEIDSIIETLGDDTIAVVVASFPGSGRTCIGNYLLVNNVPLERTEVAKDPTSPVTSSKVTEIVKRQSKYSVGYVALEEVLKGADVIKESVLKSAKDNRIVVVDARTNEDIIEIAKGCIATQLKFVAIDPGSFTAAVAKELFAKSLQVKNEKKILCGIGSASNLTRKQIKTLREKYNPLIVKTDTIKFLDAETREEEINRVVDEIIANESEYEILAVVTTIDDSDVLAFGELNKTYGYSKSESAGYVTNSVADIVYRIRKELGSKIGGIYTSGGDISAAFCEKIKSVGFDVRDEVVPLAIYNIVIGGEFDKTPMITKGGLVGDEMTLVTCVDYLRNKM, via the coding sequence ATGTTAAAAACAGTAATTATTGCAGATGATTTAACGGGAGCTAATGATACGGGTGCTATTTTGGCACAGGATGGGTTTACAGTAGGAACAATTTTAAAAACTGAAGATATGAATCAGTTTTCAGCTTTTGATGTGCTATGTATTAGTACAAACAGTAGAGGTATTTCTAAAGAAGAAGCTTATGACAGAGTCAAAAAATCAGCTTTGTTATTTGAAGGAAAGAAAGATTTGTTATTTAGTAAACGTATTGATTCAACTCTACGTGGAAATGTAGGAAGTGAAATTGACAGTATTATTGAAACACTAGGTGATGACACTATCGCAGTTGTGGTTGCATCTTTTCCAGGTTCAGGTCGTACTTGCATAGGTAATTATCTATTAGTCAATAATGTACCACTTGAAAGAACAGAAGTTGCTAAGGATCCAACTTCTCCTGTTACAAGTTCAAAAGTAACAGAAATTGTAAAAAGACAAAGTAAATATAGTGTTGGTTATGTAGCTTTAGAGGAAGTATTAAAAGGTGCAGATGTTATCAAAGAATCAGTTTTAAAATCAGCAAAAGACAATAGAATTGTAGTAGTTGATGCTAGAACAAATGAAGATATTATAGAGATTGCAAAAGGTTGTATTGCAACCCAATTAAAATTTGTTGCTATTGATCCAGGCAGCTTCACCGCAGCTGTTGCGAAAGAACTTTTTGCAAAGAGTTTACAAGTTAAAAATGAGAAAAAGATATTATGTGGAATCGGAAGTGCCAGCAATTTAACAAGAAAGCAGATTAAAACACTAAGAGAAAAATATAATCCTTTAATAGTAAAAACGGATACTATCAAATTCCTAGATGCTGAAACAAGGGAAGAAGAGATTAACCGTGTGGTAGATGAAATTATTGCAAATGAAAGTGAATATGAGATTTTAGCAGTTGTTACGACAATTGATGACAGTGATGTACTTGCCTTTGGAGAATTGAATAAAACTTATGGCTACAGTAAGAGTGAAAGTGCTGGTTATGTTACAAATTCAGTTGCAGACATAGTTTATAGAATTAGAAAAGAACTTGGAAGTAAAATAGGAGGAATCTATACATCTGGTGGCGATATATCAGCTGCATTCTGCGAAAAGATAAAATCAGTAGGATTTGATGTTAGAGATGAAGTTGTTCCACTAGCTATTTACAACATAGTAATTGGTGGAGAGTTTGATAAAACACCTATGATTACTAAGGGTGGATTAGTTGGTGATGAGATGACACTTGTTACTTGTGTAGACTATTTAAGAAACAAAATGTAG
- a CDS encoding 4-hydroxythreonine-4-phosphate dehydrogenase PdxA, translating to MIMNKALIAVPIGDPAGVGPEIVAKSIATMKVFEQARVIVVGDKKIMENAIKIAGTNLKINVINNPEEGIFEENILNLIDLDNIDMDKFEFGKVSGMCGKAAYEYIERSIQLANSGKVDAVATTPINKESLKAGKVPYIGHTEIFGALTDTSDPLTMFEVSGMRVFFLSRHVSLRQACDMVKKDRIIDYVKRCMEALKKLGVTEGTMAIAGLNPHCGEHGLFGDEEVNEVMPAIEELQKEGYKVVGPIGADSVFHQALQGRFNSVLSLYHDQGHIATKTLDFNRTIAITGGMPILRTSVDHGTAFDIAGTGKVSSISMIEAILLAVKYSQNFKK from the coding sequence ATTATTATGAATAAAGCATTAATAGCAGTACCAATTGGAGATCCAGCAGGCGTTGGTCCAGAAATAGTTGCAAAATCAATTGCAACAATGAAAGTATTTGAACAAGCTAGAGTTATTGTAGTTGGAGATAAAAAAATCATGGAGAATGCAATTAAAATAGCAGGTACTAATTTAAAAATAAATGTAATCAATAATCCAGAAGAGGGGATATTTGAAGAAAATATACTTAACCTAATTGATCTTGATAATATTGACATGGATAAATTTGAATTTGGTAAAGTATCTGGTATGTGTGGAAAAGCTGCTTATGAGTATATAGAAAGAAGTATTCAGTTAGCAAATTCAGGTAAAGTAGATGCAGTAGCAACTACACCAATCAATAAAGAATCTTTAAAAGCTGGAAAAGTCCCTTATATCGGCCATACTGAAATCTTTGGTGCTTTAACAGATACATCAGATCCATTAACAATGTTTGAAGTAAGTGGAATGAGAGTATTCTTTCTAAGCAGACACGTATCATTAAGACAAGCATGTGACATGGTTAAAAAAGATCGTATTATTGATTATGTTAAGAGATGTATGGAAGCTCTTAAAAAATTAGGAGTAACAGAAGGTACAATGGCTATTGCCGGACTTAACCCACACTGTGGAGAACATGGATTATTCGGAGATGAAGAAGTTAACGAAGTTATGCCAGCAATAGAGGAACTTCAAAAGGAAGGTTACAAGGTAGTTGGACCAATTGGAGCAGATTCAGTGTTCCATCAGGCATTACAGGGAAGATTTAACAGTGTATTGTCTTTATATCATGATCAGGGGCATATTGCGACAAAGACACTTGATTTCAATAGAACAATTGCGATTACAGGTGGAATGCCAATACTTCGTACATCTGTAGATCATGGAACAGCATTTGATATTGCTGGTACAGGAAAAGTAAGTTCTATCAGTATGATTGAAGCTATCTTATTAGCAGTAAAATATTCACAAAATTTTAAAAAGTAA
- a CDS encoding quaternary ammonium compound-resistance protein SugE, with the protein MKWIYLVIAGVFEVGWAIGLKYSQGFTKTMPSILTLIGMIASFYFLSLSIKTLPIGTAYAIWTGIGTVGTVILGIILFKEPFDTIRMICIVLIVSGIIGLKLTSPH; encoded by the coding sequence ATGAAATGGATTTATCTAGTGATAGCTGGAGTTTTTGAAGTAGGCTGGGCTATTGGATTAAAATATTCACAAGGATTTACAAAAACAATGCCTAGTATATTAACTTTAATAGGAATGATTGCAAGTTTCTATTTTTTATCATTATCTATAAAAACCCTTCCAATAGGTACTGCATATGCAATTTGGACAGGTATAGGAACTGTTGGTACTGTAATTTTAGGTATTATCTTGTTTAAAGAACCATTTGATACTATTCGTATGATTTGTATTGTATTAATAGTTAGTGGAATCATTGGGTTGAAATTAACATCACCACATTAA
- a CDS encoding ACT domain-containing protein: MSEKILTMKLLKEKYGVCRLDKTELIPEWAQNSDFFSITRTSDELSIVCSQDDIPNDINCEKDWRILKIEGPLDFSLIGILASISTILAQKGISIFAISTYDTDYILVKNNDIDNAISALIKERYDVIE, translated from the coding sequence ATGTCAGAAAAGATACTAACAATGAAATTATTAAAAGAAAAATATGGGGTTTGTAGGTTAGATAAAACAGAATTAATCCCTGAATGGGCACAGAATAGTGATTTTTTTTCTATAACAAGAACATCAGATGAATTATCAATTGTATGCTCTCAAGATGATATTCCTAATGATATAAATTGTGAAAAAGATTGGAGAATTCTAAAGATTGAAGGACCATTAGATTTTTCTTTAATTGGAATTCTTGCTTCAATCAGTACAATACTAGCACAAAAAGGAATAAGCATATTTGCTATTTCTACATATGATACGGATTATATTCTTGTTAAAAATAATGATATAGATAATGCTATATCAGCACTTATCAAAGAAAGATATGATGTTATAGAATAA
- a CDS encoding AEC family transporter, with protein sequence MENFILSINVVLPLFITITLGYFFKSIKLFDNHTVKQMNNLVFKSFLPILLFYNIYKTDLSMGFRPKLIIFAVLSIISIFLVLCVIIPMIEKDNKRKGVLMQAIFRSNFVLFGLPVTISLLGEQNSGVPSLIISVIIPTFNFLAVISLEMYKDGKINYKKIIKGIITNPLIIASLIGIFFLITGIKLPHFLDKTLLDFSKVATPLALVILGASFEFTAVSSCLKQVIIGVIGKLIIVPCIFIPISILIGFRDIELATLLIMFSAPVAINSFTMAEQMGADSELAGQIVVFSSILAIFTIFLWIYIVKTLGYM encoded by the coding sequence ATGGAAAATTTTATTTTGTCAATTAATGTTGTACTTCCTTTATTCATTACAATAACACTAGGATATTTTTTTAAGTCAATAAAACTGTTTGATAATCATACAGTAAAGCAAATGAATAATTTAGTATTTAAATCATTTCTACCAATATTATTATTTTATAATATATATAAGACTGATTTAAGTATGGGATTCAGACCTAAATTAATAATCTTTGCTGTACTCAGTATAATATCTATATTTTTAGTATTATGTGTAATAATCCCTATGATTGAAAAGGATAATAAAAGAAAAGGTGTCTTAATGCAGGCTATTTTTCGCAGTAATTTTGTTCTTTTTGGATTACCAGTTACAATATCATTACTGGGTGAACAAAATTCAGGGGTTCCCTCATTAATTATTTCAGTAATAATTCCAACTTTCAATTTTTTAGCTGTGATTTCATTGGAAATGTATAAAGATGGAAAAATAAATTATAAAAAAATTATTAAAGGCATAATAACAAATCCACTTATTATAGCCTCATTAATTGGAATATTTTTTCTTATTACAGGAATTAAATTGCCACATTTTTTAGATAAAACCTTGTTAGATTTCTCAAAAGTAGCAACACCATTAGCTCTTGTAATATTAGGAGCATCTTTTGAATTTACTGCAGTTAGTAGCTGCTTAAAACAAGTTATAATAGGTGTAATTGGGAAATTAATAATAGTACCATGCATATTTATTCCTATTAGTATATTAATAGGATTTAGAGATATAGAGCTGGCAACACTGCTTATTATGTTCTCAGCACCCGTAGCTATAAACTCATTCACTATGGCTGAACAAATGGGCGCAGATAGTGAACTCGCAGGACAAATTGTTGTGTTTAGTTCAATATTGGCTATTTTTACAATATTTTTGTGGATCTATATTGTGAAAACTTTAGGATATATGTAA
- a CDS encoding Na+/H+ antiporter has translation MFTYIIILLICILVSNIISRFIPSLSIPIVQIVMGALIAIIYSEFKIDLDPHTFLVMFIAPLLFCDGKKADKRSLWKQRKDILLMALALVAVTVLLVGLLINKLIPSISLPAAFALAAALSPTDYVAVSALSKKVSLPKKIMHLIEGEGLMNDASGLVSFKFALAAALTGTFSLFNVTTNFVMVSIGGIIAGLVLEHILINFELWIINLGMEDTTVEMLLQILTPFIIYIISEEVFKVSGILAVVVAGMVYSLSLKRLKSKNAKLNVVSANTWSIITYVLNGFIFIIVGLQLPNIIKTAFYETSINTMGAIIDVLLITVALLVIRFLWVLFMYKFGGEDSDGEDKRKFHTAFLTSLSGVRGAVTLATVLSIPLTLENGQEFPERTLILFLAVGVILTTLLIATFILPLFAKKDASEEVNHLEALNKAQIKVWINTINKLKLETDNKKYIHMTINEYRYRINQLKSGNSYYKNWNRSNKEEKKWMILCYKKEIENTKKLLQEEKIDESTAYAYEEITKKKIKLISSVENFSFTVKEALVRISILILNIKKFKYILRGMENQKRSKQHLKAIAMKELHAINSEYIIEYVKSNITPENEETLKEIILYYQGVYLISSKPMLEKINKYEKKKVEIKAMQLERNIIQSLFENGDITWNIASELRKNLNYIESDVLR, from the coding sequence ATGTTTACGTATATTATAATACTATTAATATGTATTTTAGTTTCAAATATAATAAGTAGGTTTATACCGTCCTTATCGATACCAATTGTTCAAATTGTAATGGGAGCATTAATTGCAATAATATATTCGGAATTTAAAATTGATCTTGATCCACATACATTTTTAGTGATGTTTATTGCTCCGCTTCTTTTCTGTGATGGAAAAAAAGCAGATAAAAGATCATTGTGGAAGCAGAGAAAAGATATACTTCTAATGGCATTAGCTTTAGTTGCCGTAACAGTACTATTGGTTGGATTGCTTATAAATAAGTTAATACCATCTATTTCATTACCAGCAGCGTTTGCACTTGCAGCAGCTTTATCACCAACTGACTATGTAGCAGTTAGTGCACTTTCAAAAAAAGTTTCTCTTCCTAAGAAGATAATGCACCTTATAGAAGGTGAAGGTCTTATGAATGATGCATCAGGTCTTGTATCTTTTAAATTTGCCTTGGCAGCAGCATTAACTGGAACATTTTCATTGTTTAATGTAACTACAAATTTTGTAATGGTTTCTATTGGAGGAATTATTGCTGGATTAGTGTTAGAGCACATTCTAATTAACTTTGAGCTTTGGATAATAAATCTTGGAATGGAAGACACTACAGTGGAAATGTTACTTCAAATTTTGACTCCATTTATAATATATATTATATCGGAAGAAGTTTTTAAGGTTTCAGGCATACTAGCTGTGGTTGTAGCTGGAATGGTATATTCATTATCATTGAAAAGATTAAAATCTAAAAATGCAAAATTAAACGTGGTATCAGCAAATACATGGTCAATTATAACATACGTTCTAAATGGATTTATATTTATAATAGTTGGATTGCAATTACCTAATATAATTAAAACTGCTTTTTATGAAACTTCAATAAATACAATGGGAGCAATTATAGATGTTTTATTAATAACAGTAGCCTTACTTGTAATTAGGTTTTTATGGGTTCTCTTTATGTATAAATTTGGAGGGGAAGATTCTGATGGAGAAGATAAGCGCAAGTTTCATACTGCATTTTTAACTTCGCTTTCAGGTGTAAGAGGGGCAGTTACATTAGCTACAGTTCTTTCAATTCCTTTAACATTAGAAAATGGGCAAGAATTTCCGGAAAGAACACTTATCTTATTTTTAGCTGTTGGAGTAATTTTAACTACTCTTCTTATTGCAACTTTTATATTACCTCTATTTGCTAAAAAGGATGCTTCTGAAGAAGTAAACCATTTAGAGGCTTTGAATAAGGCACAAATAAAGGTCTGGATTAATACTATAAATAAACTAAAATTAGAAACTGACAATAAAAAATATATTCATATGACCATAAATGAATATAGATATCGTATTAATCAATTGAAAAGTGGAAATTCCTATTATAAAAACTGGAATAGAAGTAATAAGGAAGAAAAGAAATGGATGATTTTATGTTATAAAAAGGAAATTGAAAATACTAAAAAATTATTACAAGAAGAAAAGATAGATGAATCAACTGCATATGCTTATGAAGAAATAACTAAAAAGAAAATTAAATTAATTTCATCTGTAGAAAATTTTTCATTTACGGTTAAAGAAGCTTTAGTAAGGATTTCTATATTAATTCTTAATATAAAGAAATTTAAATATATATTAAGAGGAATGGAAAATCAGAAGAGAAGTAAGCAACATTTAAAGGCTATAGCAATGAAAGAACTTCATGCCATTAATTCAGAATACATAATCGAATATGTTAAATCTAATATTACACCTGAGAATGAAGAAACACTTAAGGAAATAATTTTATATTATCAAGGCGTATATTTGATATCTAGCAAGCCAATGCTCGAAAAAATCAATAAATATGAAAAGAAGAAAGTCGAGATTAAGGCAATGCAATTAGAAAGAAATATTATACAATCATTATTTGAAAATGGGGATATTACTTGGAATATAGCATCTGAACTTAGAAAAAATTTAAATTATATTGAAAGTGATGTTTTAAGGTAA
- a CDS encoding polysaccharide deacetylase, protein MFKKNLALFIALALLLSGCGGAKQNENNMNAIDSQNKDIINSQTNESSEDKKKYDSKTKVESKPDDTYVSESATKPESDSTLNSNSSKESGTITKYTTEPPELFTNTSSLSTKSIAWSWLYSSRDSADLLSKYKGYGFGDTSRKIIYLTFDEGYENGYTASILDTLKANKVQATFFVTKPFVTGSFNGVPNTELLKRMSNEGHIIGNHSVQHKSMPTFTDEAAFNAEITGVEDAINSISGCKMSKYFRPPEGTFSELSLYYTQKLGYKSIFFSLAYQDYNVDNQPDPESSKMKLLKNTNNGTICLLHAVSKTNATILNSLIKEWKNQGYEFKSLDDLPN, encoded by the coding sequence ATGTTTAAAAAGAATTTAGCTTTATTTATAGCGCTGGCTTTACTTTTGTCAGGTTGTGGAGGAGCAAAACAAAATGAAAATAATATGAATGCAATTGATTCACAAAATAAAGATATAATTAATTCTCAAACTAATGAAAGTAGCGAAGACAAGAAAAAATATGATTCTAAAACAAAGGTTGAATCTAAACCAGATGATACTTATGTATCAGAATCCGCTACCAAACCAGAGTCTGATTCTACGCTAAATTCTAATTCTTCAAAAGAGTCTGGAACCATAACAAAATATACTACTGAACCACCGGAACTTTTTACTAATACTTCATCACTTAGCACTAAATCTATAGCATGGTCATGGTTATATTCATCAAGAGATAGTGCTGATCTTTTATCAAAATACAAAGGGTATGGTTTTGGAGATACTTCTAGAAAAATTATTTATCTTACTTTTGATGAAGGTTATGAAAATGGCTACACTGCTAGTATTTTAGATACTCTAAAGGCAAATAAAGTACAGGCAACATTTTTTGTAACTAAACCTTTCGTAACAGGTAGTTTTAATGGCGTTCCAAATACTGAGTTATTAAAGAGAATGAGTAATGAGGGGCATATAATAGGTAACCATTCTGTACAACATAAATCTATGCCTACATTTACAGATGAAGCTGCTTTTAATGCTGAAATTACGGGAGTAGAAGATGCAATAAATAGCATTTCAGGTTGTAAAATGTCAAAATATTTTAGACCCCCAGAGGGGACTTTTAGTGAATTATCACTTTACTATACTCAGAAACTTGGTTACAAATCTATATTTTTCAGTCTTGCTTATCAAGATTATAATGTTGATAACCAACCTGATCCTGAATCATCTAAAATGAAACTTTTGAAAAATACTAATAATGGTACCATTTGCTTACTTCATGCTGTGTCTAAAACTAATGCTACTATTTTGAACAGCTTGATTAAGGAATGGAAGAATCAAGGGTATGAATTTAAAAGTTTAGATGATCTTCCTAATTAA
- a CDS encoding flavodoxin — MKTIVIYKSKTGFTKKYAKWIAEDLPADIFEVSKVTINKLIEYDTIIYGGSLYAVGINGVKLITQNINKLKDKKVVVFATGASPSREDVVNEIRNKNFTKEQQEHIKFFYLRGGFNYNKLNPFDKILMLLLKWKIKNKKKEELTNDEIGMLAIYDKPVDFTMKKNIERIITYVNS, encoded by the coding sequence ATGAAAACCATAGTAATTTACAAGTCAAAGACAGGTTTTACAAAGAAATATGCCAAATGGATTGCAGAAGATTTGCCAGCAGATATTTTTGAGGTATCAAAAGTAACTATCAATAAGTTGATTGAATATGATACCATAATTTATGGTGGTAGTTTGTATGCGGTAGGCATCAATGGAGTAAAGTTAATAACACAAAACATTAATAAACTAAAAGATAAAAAGGTAGTGGTTTTTGCAACAGGAGCGTCACCATCAAGAGAAGATGTAGTAAATGAAATTAGAAATAAAAATTTTACTAAGGAGCAGCAAGAGCATATTAAGTTCTTTTATTTACGGGGTGGCTTTAATTATAATAAGTTGAATCCTTTTGATAAAATTCTTATGTTATTATTAAAATGGAAAATAAAAAACAAAAAGAAAGAAGAATTAACAAACGATGAAATAGGCATGCTTGCTATATATGACAAACCAGTGGATTTTACAATGAAGAAGAATATAGAGAGAATAATAACTTATGTCAATTCATAA